Proteins co-encoded in one Streptococcus pyogenes genomic window:
- a CDS encoding DnaD domain-containing protein translates to MDEKKLFENFQLTFGRMISPFEIEDIQKWIHEDNMPIEVVNLALREAVENNKISWKYINKILVDWYKSGDTTVEKVRDRLQRFDDSKKQRSVTTSNVPSWSNPDYKEPDLKEFALGSMDGIEDGSGDF, encoded by the coding sequence ATGGACGAAAAAAAGCTTTTTGAAAATTTCCAATTAACTTTTGGACGGATGATATCGCCATTTGAAATCGAAGATATTCAAAAGTGGATTCACGAAGATAACATGCCAATTGAAGTTGTCAACCTTGCCTTAAGAGAAGCGGTAGAAAACAACAAAATCAGTTGGAAGTATATCAATAAAATCTTAGTTGATTGGTATAAATCTGGAGATACGACAGTAGAAAAGGTCAGAGACAGGTTGCAACGGTTTGACGATAGTAAAAAACAACGAAGTGTAACTACCTCAAACGTCCCAAGCTGGTCGAATCCAGACTACAAAGAACCAGATTTAAAAGAATTTGCTCTAGGAAGCATGGACGGTATAGAAGATGGATCAGGAGATTTTTAA
- a CDS encoding replication protein produces the protein MLLTILSNADEWRVYPEELARRCKDSESAIRSQLKALENAKYIRTYRKSFGGRYGTEAYRFCSDRKISDEAFNTLKAEQDLELEKIANT, from the coding sequence CTGCTGCTAACCATTTTGAGTAATGCAGACGAATGGAGAGTCTATCCTGAAGAACTCGCTAGACGTTGTAAGGATAGCGAATCTGCAATCAGAAGCCAGTTGAAAGCGTTAGAGAATGCCAAGTATATCAGAACTTATAGAAAATCATTTGGCGGGCGATATGGTACCGAAGCCTATAGATTCTGTTCTGACAGAAAAATAAGCGACGAGGCGTTCAATACTTTGAAGGCAGAACAGGACTTAGAACTAGAAAAAATTGCTAATACCTAA